From Alienimonas californiensis, a single genomic window includes:
- a CDS encoding amylo-alpha-1,6-glucosidase codes for MPDDFAPRRPLFQSDEDATLSPEEVALLEEGYEAAVDAVRRNVTPAGFSACSLTDNTVYGTDVNYRSVWARDGAKTICWTLDLDPEEHPDIDACQRATLETLLGHTAENGHVPCNVTIDDGRPEFTGVGGIASIDAGLWVVIALRAYCAARNDWSLAEKHREKLATMMAWLAAQDSNGDGLLEIPEAGDWTDLFARNYHVLYDEVLWFRCLRCYGEILERFGDADGAEKYRNWGKRVGGLILKNFWPSTSRAEPPEDPNPLHNVPLPSFADAQFALGDARYLVAEVSPFAFSWRCDVYANLLAYITGLVDKDRALMTFRFLWGVGVSDPWPVENLYPVVQSGDREWKDYFTVNLLNLPHHYHNGGIWPFVGGLWCRYIHKLGMKDLAKRELVKLAECCKLGVGREWEFNEWHHGQTGRPMGKAYQAWSAASFVKACHSLHVDPEHATLT; via the coding sequence GTGCCGGACGACTTCGCCCCCCGCCGCCCGCTGTTTCAGTCCGACGAGGACGCGACGCTCTCCCCGGAGGAAGTGGCCCTGCTGGAGGAGGGCTACGAGGCCGCCGTCGACGCCGTGCGGCGGAACGTCACCCCGGCCGGGTTCTCCGCCTGCTCCCTGACGGACAACACCGTCTACGGGACCGACGTGAACTACCGCAGCGTCTGGGCCCGGGACGGGGCGAAGACGATCTGCTGGACGCTGGACCTCGACCCCGAAGAGCACCCGGACATCGACGCCTGCCAGCGGGCGACGTTGGAGACGCTGTTGGGCCACACCGCCGAGAACGGTCACGTGCCCTGCAACGTGACGATCGACGACGGTCGGCCGGAGTTCACCGGGGTGGGCGGGATCGCCTCGATCGACGCCGGGCTGTGGGTCGTCATCGCCCTGCGGGCCTACTGCGCCGCCCGCAACGACTGGTCGCTGGCGGAGAAACACCGCGAGAAGCTGGCGACGATGATGGCGTGGCTCGCCGCCCAGGACAGCAACGGCGACGGCCTGCTGGAGATTCCCGAGGCCGGCGACTGGACCGACCTGTTCGCCCGCAACTACCACGTGCTGTACGACGAAGTGCTGTGGTTCCGCTGCCTGCGGTGCTACGGCGAGATTCTCGAGCGGTTCGGCGACGCCGACGGCGCCGAAAAATACCGCAACTGGGGCAAACGGGTCGGCGGGCTGATCCTCAAAAACTTCTGGCCCAGCACCTCTCGTGCGGAGCCGCCGGAGGACCCCAACCCCCTGCACAACGTGCCGCTGCCCAGTTTCGCCGACGCCCAGTTCGCCCTGGGCGACGCGCGGTATCTGGTCGCGGAGGTCTCCCCGTTCGCCTTTAGTTGGCGCTGCGACGTCTACGCCAACCTGCTGGCATATATCACCGGCCTGGTCGATAAAGACCGCGCCCTGATGACCTTCCGCTTCCTGTGGGGCGTGGGCGTCTCCGACCCCTGGCCGGTGGAGAACCTTTACCCCGTCGTGCAGAGCGGCGACCGGGAGTGGAAGGACTATTTCACCGTCAACCTGCTCAACCTCCCACACCACTACCACAACGGCGGGATCTGGCCGTTCGTGGGCGGGCTGTGGTGCCGATATATCCATAAGCTCGGCATGAAGGACCTGGCGAAACGGGAACTCGTCAAGCTGGCCGAGTGCTGCAAACTGGGCGTGGGTCGGGAGTGGGAGTTCAACGAATGGCACCACGGCCAGACCGGCCGGCCGATGGGCAAGGCCTATCAGGCCTGGAGCGCCGCCAGCTTCGTGAAGGCCTGTCACTCCCTGCACGTCGACCCGGAACACGCCACCCTGACGTGA
- a CDS encoding cation:proton antiporter, whose translation MLTEHVLWYIVVGLLTASMGLLAPLLKRPWISAPQLHMAAGLGIGPLGLGLISLEWTRDVALLEVLSEVAVIVSLYAAGMKMRLPIRDRRWITPVVLASLTMIATVALVTGIGNVMLSLPFSAALLLAAVLAPTDPVLADEVQLEDAEDYDRLRLALTGEAGFNDGTAFPLVLLAVGLIGQIIDKELHPLGEGLWRWLAVDCLWKIGGGLVFGVLAGRAFGWLILLCRKRLKPGPGAEELLTLGLIGLTYGLALLIDTYAFLAVFAGAVALRGLEMNQPETADGPGPAEGTEDTPPEQELVREQTRVADALERVVQLFLAVVIGLLLSPARVTDWRAWLFAAAVLFAARPLAVYATTWFCDLTGPQRGLTAWFGIRGIGTIYYLSHAFGLGISEALPDTSDFLANCAILTIAASVLLHGFTATPLMNWYSRRHADAPDDHRGDDPGRDDPGGRG comes from the coding sequence ATGCTCACCGAACACGTCCTCTGGTATATCGTCGTCGGGCTGCTGACGGCGTCGATGGGTCTGCTCGCCCCGTTGCTGAAGCGGCCGTGGATCTCCGCGCCGCAATTGCACATGGCGGCGGGGTTGGGGATCGGCCCGCTGGGGCTGGGGCTGATCTCGCTGGAGTGGACCCGCGACGTGGCGCTGTTGGAGGTGCTCAGCGAGGTCGCCGTGATCGTCTCGCTGTACGCGGCGGGAATGAAAATGCGGCTGCCCATTCGGGACCGCCGGTGGATCACCCCCGTGGTGTTGGCCTCGCTGACGATGATCGCCACCGTCGCGCTGGTCACGGGGATCGGCAACGTGATGCTGAGCCTGCCCTTCTCCGCGGCGCTGCTGCTGGCCGCCGTGCTGGCCCCCACCGACCCGGTGCTGGCGGACGAGGTGCAGTTGGAGGACGCCGAGGACTACGACCGCCTCCGCCTCGCCCTCACCGGGGAGGCCGGCTTCAACGACGGCACCGCCTTCCCCCTCGTGCTGCTGGCCGTCGGCCTGATCGGCCAGATCATCGACAAGGAACTGCACCCGCTGGGCGAGGGGCTGTGGCGCTGGCTGGCGGTGGACTGCCTGTGGAAGATCGGCGGCGGGCTGGTCTTCGGCGTCCTCGCCGGTCGGGCGTTCGGCTGGCTGATCCTGCTCTGTCGCAAGCGGCTGAAGCCGGGCCCCGGCGCCGAGGAACTGCTCACCCTGGGTCTGATCGGGCTGACCTACGGGCTGGCGTTGCTGATCGACACCTACGCCTTCCTCGCCGTGTTCGCCGGCGCCGTGGCGCTGCGGGGGCTGGAGATGAACCAGCCGGAAACCGCCGACGGCCCCGGACCGGCGGAGGGCACGGAGGACACGCCGCCCGAACAGGAACTGGTCCGCGAGCAGACCCGCGTGGCGGACGCGCTGGAGCGGGTCGTGCAGCTCTTTCTGGCGGTGGTGATCGGGCTGCTGCTTTCCCCGGCCCGCGTCACCGACTGGCGGGCGTGGCTGTTCGCCGCGGCGGTGCTGTTCGCGGCCCGGCCGCTCGCGGTCTACGCGACGACCTGGTTCTGCGACCTCACCGGCCCGCAGCGCGGATTGACCGCTTGGTTCGGCATCCGGGGGATCGGCACGATCTATTACCTCTCGCACGCCTTCGGGCTGGGCATTTCCGAAGCGCTGCCGGACACCTCCGACTTCCTGGCGAATTGCGCGATCCTCACGATCGCCGCCAGCGTGCTGCTGCACGGCTTCACCGCGACCCCGCTAATGAACTGGTACTCCCGGCGCCACGCCGACGCCCCCGACGATCACCGCGGGGACGACCCGGGCAGGGACGACCCGGGCGGGCGGGGCTGA
- a CDS encoding glycosyltransferase: protein MAARAQKRILMISTHGYVAAEPEFGKPDTGGQVVYVLELSKHLARLGYQVDIATRRFEDQPAIEEVDERVRVLRFACGGNDFIPKEILCNHIPEWVQNAAAYFAEEGLTYQFINSHYWDAGLAGQALSNRLAVPHLFTPHSIGAWKQSQMDGDPAELEKKYNFAHRIREEKTVFDECDVVIATTGQQYDLITGHDYDTPPGKVAVIPPGYDDTRFFPVSRASRNALKEEYDASGPTVMALGRLARNKGYDLLLKAMPAVFDRVKDAKLILAVGSDELNEQEKELQAELEEIAADLGIEDRVEFRGYVPDDQLADYYRIADVFALCSRYEPFGMTAVEAMAVGTPTVVTTEGGLWPLLVWGLEALYANPFDPDAYGHAIAQILTHERVSDQLAKYGSQKARAKFTWTGVAQQVLNLLDQVDDPAEQETAASVGLGKYAAAAPPLLATETTDRERPGAGASPVEAAMPAEPVLEAIA from the coding sequence ATGGCCGCCCGCGCGCAAAAGCGCATTTTAATGATCTCCACCCACGGCTACGTCGCCGCGGAGCCCGAATTCGGCAAGCCGGACACCGGCGGACAGGTCGTTTACGTGCTGGAGTTGTCCAAGCACCTCGCCCGCCTGGGTTATCAAGTCGATATCGCCACCCGGCGATTTGAAGATCAGCCCGCGATCGAAGAGGTGGACGAACGCGTCCGCGTGCTGCGATTCGCCTGCGGCGGAAACGATTTCATTCCGAAGGAAATTCTGTGCAACCACATCCCCGAATGGGTGCAGAACGCCGCCGCTTACTTTGCGGAAGAGGGACTGACCTACCAGTTCATTAACTCCCACTACTGGGACGCCGGGCTCGCGGGACAGGCCCTGAGCAACCGGCTCGCCGTGCCGCACCTGTTCACGCCGCACAGCATCGGGGCGTGGAAGCAGTCGCAGATGGACGGCGACCCGGCGGAGCTGGAAAAGAAATACAACTTCGCCCACCGCATCCGCGAGGAGAAGACGGTCTTCGACGAGTGCGACGTCGTGATCGCCACCACCGGTCAGCAATACGACCTGATTACCGGCCACGATTACGACACCCCGCCCGGCAAGGTCGCCGTCATCCCCCCGGGTTACGACGACACCCGCTTCTTCCCCGTCTCCCGGGCCTCCCGCAACGCGCTGAAGGAAGAGTACGACGCCAGCGGCCCCACGGTGATGGCTCTGGGTCGGCTGGCCCGCAATAAGGGCTACGACCTGCTGCTCAAGGCGATGCCCGCGGTGTTCGACCGGGTGAAGGACGCCAAGCTGATCCTCGCCGTCGGCTCGGACGAATTGAACGAGCAGGAAAAGGAGCTCCAGGCCGAACTGGAGGAGATCGCCGCGGACCTCGGCATCGAAGACCGCGTCGAGTTCCGCGGTTACGTGCCGGACGATCAGCTCGCGGATTATTACCGCATCGCGGACGTCTTCGCCCTGTGCAGCCGGTACGAACCCTTCGGCATGACCGCCGTCGAGGCGATGGCCGTCGGCACCCCCACGGTCGTCACCACCGAGGGCGGCCTGTGGCCGCTGCTGGTCTGGGGCCTCGAAGCCCTTTACGCCAACCCGTTCGATCCCGACGCCTACGGCCACGCCATCGCCCAGATCCTCACCCACGAGCGGGTCAGCGATCAGTTGGCGAAGTACGGTTCGCAGAAGGCCCGGGCGAAGTTCACTTGGACCGGCGTCGCCCAGCAGGTCCTGAACCTGCTGGATCAGGTCGACGACCCTGCGGAGCAGGAAACCGCCGCCTCCGTGGGGCTGGGCAAATACGCCGCCGCGGCGCCGCCGCTGCTCGCCACGGAGACGACCGACCGCGAGCGGCCGGGAGCGGGCGCCTCCCCCGTCGAGGCCGCCATGCCAGCGGAGCCGGTGCTGGAGGCGATCGCGTGA